One region of Alosa alosa isolate M-15738 ecotype Scorff River chromosome 1, AALO_Geno_1.1, whole genome shotgun sequence genomic DNA includes:
- the pde5aa gene encoding cGMP-specific 3',5'-cyclic phosphodiesterase gives MRPPWSPRVMRSPRRVAPCGRRASCDWMVEIMGGAPCRQGLSEVCHRVLHHVNNAIAADLCSFALVTDDRAGGRVLSGVVFRSNNDDSYGQSQPKWDRYIMEYVIETGRSLNIMDVIEDTRFSPEMGEISGSRPKSILSLPVYNPREELVGIVMAINKTTAAGMNYGQHFFSEEDEKVLATHMGMLGVILDNAQLCENVEQESKRSQVLLELARLLSETHDSRESLLNKMASTILPITRAKLCTVFIADSADKASFAYVIDTENMGPNGNETLCKRECDVNKISLAYAVHVKNTLETLNVANISTDCNVVMLDQTTEEAGDEMRTLVCTPVRNGREGKVIGVCQLVNKQSEGACRAEVFGRGDERLLEDFALYCGLGLQNYEIQQKAQLTRAQQEVTREVLSYHISASEEEIMTLQESSIPSAQTLSLLDFSFSDFGLPDSVTTQATVRMFLDLNLVQDFNIDYKSLCRWVLSVRRGYRRDVAYHNWHHALSTAQCMFAMLKATSHLQKHFSSLEILALMIATLCHDLDHRGVNNSYIARSQQPLAQLYGHSSLEHHHYDLCVLILNNPGSEILSGLSQEDYRRCLLMVEKSILATDLALYMKRRDAFFQLAERETLSWQDQEHRELLSSMLMTASDICAITKPWPVQKRTASLIASEFFAQGDREKNEFNIRPIAVMNRENSARVPHMQMEYIDGICAPLYKALAGMFDSCNPLFEGCMKNHENWQRLAQGEEDEVFATDG, from the exons ATGCGGCCCCCGTGGTCCCCTCGTGTGATGCGGTCCCCCAGGCGAGTAGCCCCGTGTGGACGCCGCGCCTCCTGCGACTGGATGGTGGAGATTATGGGTGGTGCTCCATGTCGCCAGGGTCTGTCCGAGGTCTGCCACAGGGTCCTCCACCATGTGAACAATGCCATTGCTGCAGACCTATGTTCCTTTGCCCTTGTCACAGACGACAGGGCTGGTGGAAGAGTTCTCAGTGGTGTGGTCTTTCGCTCAAACAACGACGACTCGTATGGCCAGAGTCAGCCTAAATGGGACAGATACATCATGGAATATGTCATAGAAACTGGGAGGTCACTCAACATCATGGATGTCATTGAG GATACCAGATTCAGTCCTGAAATGGGTGAAATATCTGGTTCCAGGCCCAAGAGCATCTTGAGTTTGCCAGTGTACAACCCCAGAGAGGAG CTTGTAGGTATTGTCATGGCGATCAACAAGACAACAGCTGCCGGCATGAACTATGGCCAGCATTTTTTCTCAGAGGAAGATGAGAAG GTTTTGGCAACTCATATGGGGATGCTAGGTGTTATTTTGGATAACGCACAGCTTTGCGAGAATGTTGAACAAGAAAGCAAGCGAAGCCAA GTATTACTGGAATTAGCTCGTCTGCTGTCAGAAACACACGACTCCCGGGAGTCTCTCTTAAACAAAATGGCCTCCACCATCCTTCCCATCACCAGAGCCAAACTTTGCACTGTTTTCATTGCTGACAGTGCTGATAAG GCATCATTTGCATATGTCATTGACACTGAAAATATGGGTCCTAATGGAAATGAGACTTTGTGCAAAAG gGAATGTGATGTCAACAAGATAAGCCTTGCATATGCTGTTCACGTCAAAAACACACTTGAGACACTTAATGTGGCCAACATCTCCACAGACTGCAATGTCGTCATGCTT GACCAGACAACAGAGGAGGCAGGTGATGAGATGAGGACTCTAGTCTGCACACCTGTCAGAAATGGACGCGAGGGCAAGGTTATAG GAGTGTGTCAGCTTGTCAACAAGCAGAGTGAGGGAGCCTGCAGGGCGGAGGTGTTTGGCCGGGGAGACGAGCGCCTCCTGGAGGACTTTGCCCTGTACTGCGGCCTGGGCCTCCAGAACTATGAAATCCAACAGAAGGCCCAGTTGACCAGGGCTCAGCAGGAAGTGACACGAGAG GTTTTGTCTTACCACATCTCTGCATCAGAGGAGGAGATTATGACCTTGCAG GAGTCTTCCATCCCCTCAGCACAGACCCTCTCCCTTTTGGACTTCAGCTTCAGTGATTTCGGCCTGCCAGATTCAGTCACAACACAGGCAACAGTGCGCATGTTTCTGGACCTCAATCTAGTGCAGGACTTCAATATTGACTACAAG AGTCTGTGCCGCTGGGTCCTGAGTGTGAGGCGTGGCTACAGGCGGGATGTGGCCTATCACAACTGGCACCATGCCCTCAGCACTGCCCAGTGCATGTTCGCCATGCTGAAGGCAACGAGTCATCTGCAG AAACATTTCTCAAGTCTGGAGATTTTGGCTCTGATGATCGCCACCCTCTGTCACGATCTTGACCATAGAGGAGTCAACAACTCTTACATAGCACG GAGCCAGCAGCCTCTTGCTCAGCTTTACGGCCACTCATCCTTGGAACATCATCACTATGACTTGTGTGTCCTAATCCTCAACAACCCA GGTAGTGAGATTCTGAGTGGTTTGTCTCAGGAGGACTATCGACGGTGCCTGCTAATGGTTGAGAAAAGCATTCTTGCCACAGATCTGGCTCTCTATATGAA GAGAAGAGACGCGTTCTTCCAGCTagctgagagagagaccctCTCCTGGCAAGATCAGGAGCACAGAGAACTGCTGAG CTCGATGCTAATGACGGCGAGTGACATCTGTGCTATCACAAAGCCTTGGCCGGTTcagaagagg ACTGCCAGTCTTATTGCCTCAGAGTTCTTTGCCCAAGGGGACCGTGAGAAAAATGAATTCAACATCAGACCCATT GCTGTAATGAACAGAGAGAACAGCGCTCGTGTACCACACATGCAGATGGAATACATTGATGGGATTTGTGCACCCTTGTACAAG gctCTTGCTGGAATGTTCGACTCTTGCAATCCACTATTTGAAGGCTGCATGAAAAATCATGAAAACTGGCAGCGCCTTGCTCAGGGAGAAGAGGATGAAGTGTTTGCGACTGATGGTTAG